A window of Bradyrhizobium sp. AZCC 1610 contains these coding sequences:
- the tcuB gene encoding tricarballylate utilization 4Fe-4S protein TcuB, with translation MHGTKILEEADRLMTVCNSCRYCEGLCAVFPAMEMRRAFSDGDLNYLANLCHSCGACYTDCQFSPPHEFNVNVPKMLAVARAESYAAYAWPRAFAGAFARNGLVISLIAALSVAAFILGFAALHDRQVLFGTHTGPGAFYKLMPHNAMAALFGAAFLYAIVALIMGVRAFWRDIGEPVGMKTDMAALLQAIRDAGELRYLDGGGVGCFNEDERPTDRRRLYHHFTFYGFALCFASTCVATLYHYLLAREAPYAWWDLPVVLGTLGGIGLLIGPIGLLAERRKRDPVLVDEARYGMDIAFIVMLFLTSLTGMALLLLRETAAMGPLLALHLGVVFALFVTMPYGKFVHGIYRFTALVRYAMERKAMGHGVPE, from the coding sequence ATGCACGGAACGAAGATCCTGGAGGAAGCCGACCGGCTGATGACGGTCTGCAATTCCTGCCGCTATTGCGAAGGGCTGTGCGCGGTATTTCCGGCGATGGAAATGCGCCGCGCGTTTTCCGACGGCGACCTCAACTACCTCGCCAATCTCTGCCATTCCTGCGGCGCCTGCTACACCGACTGCCAGTTCTCGCCGCCGCATGAATTCAACGTCAATGTGCCGAAGATGCTGGCAGTGGCACGCGCAGAATCCTACGCGGCCTATGCGTGGCCCCGCGCCTTCGCGGGCGCGTTCGCGCGCAACGGGCTCGTTATCAGCCTGATCGCGGCGCTCAGCGTTGCCGCGTTCATCCTCGGCTTTGCCGCTCTGCACGACCGGCAGGTGTTGTTTGGTACGCACACCGGCCCCGGCGCGTTCTACAAATTGATGCCGCACAACGCGATGGCCGCGTTGTTCGGCGCGGCGTTTCTTTATGCGATCGTGGCGCTGATCATGGGCGTGCGCGCGTTCTGGCGCGACATCGGCGAGCCCGTCGGCATGAAGACCGACATGGCCGCGCTGCTGCAAGCGATCCGCGATGCCGGCGAGCTGCGCTATCTCGATGGCGGCGGGGTCGGCTGCTTCAACGAGGACGAGCGCCCGACCGACCGCCGCAGGCTGTATCACCACTTTACCTTCTACGGCTTTGCGCTGTGTTTCGCCTCGACCTGCGTCGCGACGCTCTATCACTATCTGCTGGCGCGCGAGGCGCCGTATGCGTGGTGGGATCTGCCCGTAGTGCTCGGCACGCTCGGCGGCATCGGGCTGCTGATCGGGCCGATCGGCTTGCTCGCCGAACGACGGAAGCGCGATCCCGTGCTGGTCGATGAAGCCCGCTACGGCATGGATATCGCGTTCATCGTGATGCTGTTCCTGACGAGCCTCACTGGCATGGCACTGTTGCTGTTGCGCGAGACCGCTGCGATGGGTCCGCTGCTGGCGCTGCATCTCGGCGTGGTGTTCGCGCTGTTCGTCACCATGCCCTATGGCAAGTTCGTGCACGGGATCTATCGTTTCACCGCGCTGGTGCGCTATGCGATGGAGCGGAAGGCGATGGGGCATGGGGTGCCGGAGTAA
- a CDS encoding DedA family protein, whose product MLFPTDLTSFLDLIRQHGDAAYSFMFAYAASHSLLLALFAGYAAHSGALGLGTLIVVCWFGSFAGDVIRFWIGRRYGARLLDRFPRFERPVQTVVRLTDRHYVWMILFHRFPHGIRGLAGFAYGISRLPWSTFLALNFVAAGLWSGAVVSAGYAFGQFSETSINNASSGLGIVMLVAFLGLSWLLSRKLEQIVERY is encoded by the coding sequence TTGCTGTTTCCGACGGATCTGACCTCGTTCCTCGACCTCATACGCCAGCACGGCGATGCGGCCTACAGCTTCATGTTTGCCTATGCGGCCTCGCATAGCCTGCTGCTTGCGCTGTTCGCGGGCTATGCGGCGCATTCGGGCGCGCTGGGTCTTGGCACGCTCATCGTGGTCTGCTGGTTCGGCAGTTTCGCCGGCGACGTCATTCGCTTCTGGATCGGGCGGCGCTATGGCGCCCGCTTGCTCGATCGCTTTCCGCGGTTCGAGCGTCCCGTACAGACCGTCGTCCGCCTGACGGACCGTCACTATGTCTGGATGATCCTGTTTCATCGTTTCCCGCATGGCATCCGCGGGCTCGCGGGGTTTGCTTACGGGATATCGCGGCTGCCCTGGTCCACATTCCTTGCGCTCAACTTCGTCGCGGCGGGCCTTTGGTCCGGCGCCGTTGTCTCTGCCGGCTATGCCTTCGGTCAATTCTCGGAGACGTCCATCAACAATGCCTCTTCGGGCCTGGGCATCGTGATGCTGGTCGCGTTCCTCGGCTTGTCCTGGTTACTCAGCAGGAAGCTCGAACAGATCGTGGAGCGATACTGA
- a CDS encoding OpgC domain-containing protein, translating into MHDRTVTPKPSVGEPTELKGVGRDLRIDACRGIALWCIFLDHVPNNVGSWLTLRNYGFCDTAEVFMFVSGVTCALAYGKAHWCEGWSGVISRTLWRSWDIYVAFLLLTLACAIMVHLAGGGRFADDSNTRILLEHPGATLAHAVILQYRPVNTDVLPIFVVYHFSFALLLWLLLRVPNLALGASFLLYALVHVFGWTVPAWPNNHWFFNPLAWQLLVVLGAWWITEGRKFWPWVTSRPALVLAVLYLVFSLIIALSCSVKPLEALVPQTLARLIYPLDKSNLDPLRLLHFLALAILATWLVPRDWRGLTTPVMRGAIRCGENSLAIYCLGVLLALASQMALVNISDGLAMQIALSVAGTLVMVAAATLLNLIRIKPKRQPDLL; encoded by the coding sequence ATGCATGATCGAACTGTCACCCCAAAACCATCGGTGGGCGAGCCCACGGAGCTGAAAGGCGTTGGCCGCGACCTGCGCATCGATGCCTGCCGCGGCATCGCGCTATGGTGCATCTTTCTTGACCATGTCCCCAACAACGTCGGAAGCTGGCTGACGCTGCGGAACTACGGCTTCTGCGATACCGCGGAAGTATTCATGTTCGTCTCGGGTGTGACCTGCGCGCTGGCCTACGGCAAGGCTCACTGGTGCGAGGGCTGGAGCGGCGTAATCAGCCGTACGCTGTGGCGGAGCTGGGACATCTATGTCGCATTTCTGCTGCTCACTCTCGCTTGCGCCATTATGGTTCACCTCGCAGGCGGCGGTAGGTTTGCCGACGACAGCAATACGCGCATTCTGTTGGAACATCCCGGCGCGACGCTCGCACATGCGGTGATCCTGCAATACCGTCCCGTCAACACCGACGTCCTGCCGATCTTTGTGGTTTATCACTTTTCGTTCGCGCTGCTGCTGTGGCTGCTGCTCCGAGTGCCGAACCTGGCGCTCGGCGCCTCGTTCTTGCTTTATGCGCTGGTGCACGTCTTCGGCTGGACTGTCCCGGCATGGCCGAACAATCACTGGTTCTTCAATCCGCTGGCCTGGCAGTTGCTGGTTGTGCTCGGCGCGTGGTGGATCACGGAGGGCAGGAAATTCTGGCCGTGGGTGACCTCGCGCCCGGCGCTTGTGCTTGCCGTTCTCTATCTGGTTTTCAGCCTGATCATCGCATTGAGTTGCAGCGTCAAACCACTGGAAGCGCTGGTCCCGCAGACGCTGGCAAGGTTGATCTATCCGCTGGACAAATCGAATCTCGATCCTTTGCGACTGTTGCATTTTCTTGCCCTTGCGATTTTGGCGACATGGCTCGTGCCTCGCGATTGGCGAGGGCTGACGACGCCGGTGATGCGCGGCGCGATCCGCTGTGGCGAGAACTCGCTGGCAATCTATTGCCTCGGTGTTCTACTGGCGCTCGCCAGCCAAATGGCGCTGGTCAACATCTCGGATGGGCTTGCGATGCAGATCGCGCTCAGCGTCGCTGGTACCCTGGTGATGGTCGCGGCCGCAACGCTGCTGAACTTGATCAGGATCAAACCGAAGCGGCAGCCGGACTTATTGTGA